In Scleropages formosus chromosome 20, fSclFor1.1, whole genome shotgun sequence, a single window of DNA contains:
- the LOC108923891 gene encoding nucleoside diphosphate kinase-like isoform X1, which yields MVLFQRCLARALGQRTLGGSQQRNEVRVPGWACTQGARFGSAEPGGCRSHSRAAAGNSGAKERTLIAVKPDGVQRRLVGHIVQRFEQKGFKLVGLKMLKAPEEVLSQHYHDLRKKPFYPLLLHYMSSGPVVIMVWEGHNVVSTSRKMVGDTNPAEAHPGTIRGDFSLHISRNVVHASDSLEGAQREIQLWFNRNELMDWDSCDQSNVSHV from the exons ATGGTGCTCTTCCAGCGCTGTTTGGCCAGGGCGCTCGGCCAGCGGACCCTCGGCGGCTCCCAGCAGCGCAACGAGGTGCGCGTCCCCGGCTGGGCGTGCACTCAGGGCGCCCGCTTCGGGAGCGCGGAGCCCGGCGGCTGCAGAAGCCACAGCCGCGCCGCAG CAGGTAATTCTGGGGCGAAGGAGCGCACCCTGATTGCTGTGAAGCCGGATGGGGTGCAGCGGCGCCTGGTGGGGCATATAGTCCAGCGCTTTGAACAGAAGGGCTTCAAACTGGTGGGCCTGAAGATGCTGAAG GCTCCAGAGGAGGTGTTGTCTCAGCACTACCATGACCTCAGGAAGAAGCCTTTTTATCCATTACTGCTACACTACATGAGCTCTGGACCTGTGGTGATCATG GTGTGGGAAGGACACAACGTGGTGTCTACATCACGCAAGATGGTAGGGGACACTAACCCGGCCGAAGCCCATCCTGGCACTATTCGGGGGGACTTCAGTCTCCACATTAGCAG GAATGTGGTACATGCCAGCGATTCTCTAGAAGGGGCCCAACGCGAAATCCAGCTGTGGTTTAACCGTAATGAGTTGATGGACTGGGATTCTTGTGACCAAAGTAACGTTAGTCACGTGTGA
- the LOC108923891 gene encoding nucleoside diphosphate kinase-like isoform X2: MVLFQRCLARALGQRTLGGSQQRNEVRVPGWACTQGARFGSAEPGGCRSHSRAAGNSGAKERTLIAVKPDGVQRRLVGHIVQRFEQKGFKLVGLKMLKAPEEVLSQHYHDLRKKPFYPLLLHYMSSGPVVIMVWEGHNVVSTSRKMVGDTNPAEAHPGTIRGDFSLHISRNVVHASDSLEGAQREIQLWFNRNELMDWDSCDQSNVSHV; this comes from the exons ATGGTGCTCTTCCAGCGCTGTTTGGCCAGGGCGCTCGGCCAGCGGACCCTCGGCGGCTCCCAGCAGCGCAACGAGGTGCGCGTCCCCGGCTGGGCGTGCACTCAGGGCGCCCGCTTCGGGAGCGCGGAGCCCGGCGGCTGCAGAAGCCACAGCCGCGCCGCAG GTAATTCTGGGGCGAAGGAGCGCACCCTGATTGCTGTGAAGCCGGATGGGGTGCAGCGGCGCCTGGTGGGGCATATAGTCCAGCGCTTTGAACAGAAGGGCTTCAAACTGGTGGGCCTGAAGATGCTGAAG GCTCCAGAGGAGGTGTTGTCTCAGCACTACCATGACCTCAGGAAGAAGCCTTTTTATCCATTACTGCTACACTACATGAGCTCTGGACCTGTGGTGATCATG GTGTGGGAAGGACACAACGTGGTGTCTACATCACGCAAGATGGTAGGGGACACTAACCCGGCCGAAGCCCATCCTGGCACTATTCGGGGGGACTTCAGTCTCCACATTAGCAG GAATGTGGTACATGCCAGCGATTCTCTAGAAGGGGCCCAACGCGAAATCCAGCTGTGGTTTAACCGTAATGAGTTGATGGACTGGGATTCTTGTGACCAAAGTAACGTTAGTCACGTGTGA